The Salinispora tropica CNB-440 genome has a window encoding:
- a CDS encoding integrase, with translation MTILRAHIDRFGVGADGRLFRSGRGNVVASSTYSRVWAEARRFSLPPERVASPLAGRPYDLRHAGVSLWLNAGLPAPEVAERAGHLVDVLLKVYAKCLDGDRSRMNERIEAALN, from the coding sequence GTGACGATTCTGCGAGCGCACATCGACCGCTTCGGGGTGGGTGCCGACGGGCGGCTGTTCCGCAGCGGGCGGGGCAACGTGGTGGCGTCCTCGACGTACTCCCGGGTGTGGGCGGAGGCGCGGCGGTTCAGCCTGCCACCGGAGCGGGTGGCCTCTCCCCTGGCCGGTCGTCCGTACGACCTGCGGCACGCCGGGGTGTCGCTGTGGCTCAACGCGGGCTTACCGGCTCCAGAAGTCGCGGAGCGGGCCGGCCACTTGGTCGACGTGCTCCTCAAGGTCTACGCCAAATGCCTCGACGGGGACCGCAGCCGGATGAACGAACGCATCGAAGCGGCGCTCAACTGA
- a CDS encoding glycine-rich domain-containing protein: MSTTTLTRRGASLVSPELFGRLTARIAKDHPDLPAGMPARILDQALAFLGAAAVTTEPIGPSDLVDIGWHTFILYTRDYAEFCDRIAGRFIHHNPEDGSEWPTNPTDAPVPLSRAVAAITTAGYQVDAALWRVNASATAADCTQCHAGCHDSPIR, encoded by the coding sequence ATGTCCACGACAACGCTCACACGGCGAGGCGCGTCACTGGTCTCGCCCGAACTGTTCGGTCGCTTGACCGCTCGGATCGCCAAGGACCACCCGGACCTACCGGCAGGCATGCCGGCCCGAATCCTGGACCAGGCCCTCGCGTTCCTTGGCGCCGCTGCCGTCACCACCGAGCCAATCGGCCCGTCCGACCTGGTGGACATCGGCTGGCACACGTTCATCTTGTACACCCGCGACTACGCAGAGTTTTGTGACCGGATCGCGGGACGGTTCATCCACCACAACCCGGAGGACGGCAGCGAATGGCCGACCAACCCGACCGATGCACCAGTGCCGCTGTCCCGTGCAGTCGCCGCCATCACCACCGCCGGCTACCAGGTAGATGCGGCGCTGTGGCGCGTCAACGCCAGCGCCACTGCCGCCGACTGCACGCAGTGCCACGCGGGATGCCACGATAGCCCGATACGCTGA
- a CDS encoding XRE family transcriptional regulator — MSLTRREFAQLLGSGALHAVLPAGVTDLDQADRLSHSLSGSRVDPEVLGYFQRLLTEHYTADKMLGPRQLLGPVMAQLDVLDTLRRTVRLGDTQPVLQLLTQYAEFAGWLHQDGGDLRAAMHWSDRASQWAQAAGDDEMVAYMLVRKSNIATLDNDPRAVVALAAAARQVRGDVSPKLLALASQQEARGWAQLHNVQRFRACLDRASDLLATHPAGLRPSSPVYLHGYDLDALEEQSASAYRSAGHTATAAAILERKIRQTPNHLARDQAHQRAKLANLVTAGPDPDPERAAELGIACLDAWRQTGSARIAGELHELKRTLARRWPDLPAARPLHDALMA; from the coding sequence GTGAGCCTGACACGACGGGAGTTCGCGCAGTTGCTGGGCAGTGGCGCGCTCCACGCCGTACTGCCGGCGGGGGTGACCGACCTCGACCAAGCCGACCGACTAAGCCACAGCCTCAGTGGGTCACGAGTTGACCCGGAAGTTCTCGGCTACTTCCAGCGGCTCCTGACCGAGCACTACACCGCAGACAAGATGCTCGGGCCCCGGCAACTTCTCGGGCCCGTGATGGCACAGCTTGACGTTCTCGACACGCTACGCCGGACCGTGAGACTTGGTGACACGCAGCCCGTGCTGCAACTACTGACGCAGTACGCCGAGTTCGCCGGGTGGCTCCACCAGGACGGCGGTGATCTGCGCGCCGCCATGCACTGGTCTGACCGGGCATCCCAGTGGGCGCAGGCAGCGGGCGACGACGAAATGGTGGCCTACATGCTCGTACGGAAGAGCAACATCGCCACCCTTGACAACGACCCGCGCGCCGTTGTTGCCCTAGCCGCCGCTGCTCGCCAAGTTCGGGGGGACGTAAGCCCAAAGCTCCTGGCGTTGGCCAGCCAGCAAGAGGCGCGCGGCTGGGCGCAACTCCACAACGTTCAGCGCTTCCGGGCGTGCCTCGACAGGGCGTCGGACCTCCTCGCAACCCACCCGGCTGGGCTGCGCCCCAGTTCGCCGGTCTACCTCCACGGGTACGACCTGGACGCACTGGAAGAACAGAGCGCTAGCGCTTACCGCAGCGCCGGCCACACCGCAACCGCTGCGGCGATTCTCGAACGGAAGATTCGCCAGACGCCAAACCACCTCGCGCGGGATCAAGCCCACCAGCGGGCGAAGCTGGCCAACCTTGTCACCGCCGGCCCTGATCCGGATCCGGAGCGGGCCGCTGAACTGGGCATCGCCTGCCTGGATGCATGGCGCCAGACGGGCTCGGCACGGATCGCTGGTGAGCTGCATGAATTGAAACGAACGCTGGCCCGCAGGTGGCCGGATCTACCCGCCGCGCGCCCACTTCACGACGCCCTAATGGCCTGA
- a CDS encoding flavin reductase — translation MRPLWRCRACGADWPCQPARLALLDEYRGRRSALLARQGKLLAQASDQLSRLNGTKPDLRERFVDWCWRAEHEDPTIGVFESVDLDFLFRAIEAVIRYHWGGWTCPECTDSGCPRLDWVDASLDVLQRRSQGRPEAEGPKR, via the coding sequence ATGCGCCCGCTTTGGCGGTGCCGGGCCTGCGGCGCTGACTGGCCCTGCCAGCCCGCGCGGCTCGCGTTGCTCGATGAGTATCGCGGCAGGAGGTCGGCCCTGCTGGCCCGCCAGGGCAAGCTCCTCGCCCAGGCATCTGATCAGCTATCCCGGCTCAACGGCACCAAACCCGACCTTAGGGAGAGGTTTGTCGACTGGTGCTGGCGGGCGGAACACGAAGACCCCACGATCGGCGTTTTCGAGTCCGTTGACCTGGACTTTCTGTTTCGAGCGATCGAAGCAGTCATTCGCTACCACTGGGGAGGGTGGACCTGCCCCGAGTGCACCGACAGTGGTTGCCCTCGGCTCGACTGGGTGGACGCCTCGCTGGACGTCCTGCAACGGCGATCGCAAGGCCGTCCGGAGGCGGAGGGCCCCAAGCGATAG
- a CDS encoding helix-turn-helix domain-containing protein has protein sequence MMLRALREAAELSTAQVAEHLASSQPKVSRIENAVSPVSKGDLMLMLNLYGVTDPDEQDRHWQLARAGRERGWWESYRDVLTGSLGSYIGFENEAESLKIWSWGVFPGLLQTEAYARALFASDPVRTEPEEVDRLVAARMQRQQRIAEDGLNLWVVLDESLLHRQVGPPGVLAKQLERIAEPPPGVTVQVLPSNVGCHPGLSGAFTIMEFAEFPTIAYRETLTGDTPVEAVPDVGRYTLAFDHLRASALSPVESRKAAVSVTRELRKEQQ, from the coding sequence ATGATGCTCCGGGCGCTCCGGGAGGCGGCCGAGCTCAGTACGGCTCAGGTTGCGGAGCACCTTGCCAGCAGTCAGCCGAAGGTCAGCCGGATCGAGAACGCCGTATCCCCTGTGTCCAAGGGGGATCTGATGCTGATGCTCAACCTGTACGGCGTCACCGACCCGGACGAACAAGATCGGCACTGGCAGCTTGCCCGCGCTGGGCGGGAGCGGGGCTGGTGGGAGTCGTACCGCGATGTCCTCACCGGCTCCTTGGGCTCCTATATCGGCTTCGAGAACGAAGCTGAGTCCTTGAAGATCTGGTCCTGGGGAGTCTTTCCCGGGCTGCTCCAAACCGAGGCGTACGCTCGGGCGCTGTTCGCCTCGGACCCCGTACGAACGGAGCCCGAGGAGGTGGATCGGCTGGTGGCGGCTCGCATGCAGCGTCAGCAGCGGATCGCGGAGGACGGGCTGAACCTGTGGGTTGTCCTGGACGAATCGCTACTACACCGTCAAGTCGGGCCCCCAGGCGTGCTCGCGAAGCAGCTTGAGCGGATAGCCGAACCACCACCAGGGGTGACGGTGCAGGTACTGCCATCGAACGTCGGATGCCATCCCGGCCTGAGTGGCGCTTTCACGATCATGGAGTTTGCTGAGTTCCCAACGATCGCCTACCGCGAAACACTGACCGGGGACACTCCGGTTGAGGCCGTCCCTGACGTTGGGCGATACACCCTGGCTTTTGATCACCTCCGGGCTTCAGCCTTGAGCCCGGTAGAATCACGGAAAGCCGCCGTGTCGGTGACGCGGGAACTACGGAAGGAACAGCAATGA